In Nitrospira sp., a single genomic region encodes these proteins:
- a CDS encoding ATP-binding protein — MLMWRRISGLFNDLPIARKLLLTSLIPLVAFLVLGLDAYQRLEALTEDEEQLDRVYVAQRAAAEYMRLIVDYETGFRGYVMTRQEAYLVPSRNAHQHMPSVEQTLLGLIRPHRPQYEAVEQAQRLVKQMMEEKENLIQLVKSGRTTEAIHYIEQSRGRALMQLTREHMARFDRLEQEALNDALANMAKSRNQMVAHIMGGIALVLVLLILALQLIARSITGPLISLAKLVRSSDAILPADVPALARQDELGELTRGMSTMSRQVREHLASVQKNQAELRELNQNLAASEDKYRNIVDHAPFGIFTTSGMTITFSNRYNKSLAGMNPDEAGEPEAFRHWIHPDDRDRVLREYEQAVADGMPYETVFRFVRPDGTARKVLSRRIPIKNAEGQPTMYQGFNVDITALDDMQTQLSRAERLATLGQVAAGIAHEIRNPLVGIGSTASLLRDETDPTDPKRADLDIILNETRRLDRIVNQIIDYARPRDLVPTSWLFKDAVEDVLKLLDAKIHAQHVTVTQPSNGAIMVYADRDQIKQVLLNLCHNALDAMPDGGSLQLDATETSHDDKPGVLIEIVDTGPGIPARALAQVFQPFFTSGKQHGTGLGLAICRNIVDAHGGDIALVSQVGSGTTARLWLPLKTSMTMMREIL, encoded by the coding sequence ATGCTGATGTGGCGACGAATCTCCGGACTCTTCAACGATCTGCCCATCGCACGCAAACTGCTCCTGACCTCCCTGATTCCTCTTGTCGCGTTCCTCGTCTTGGGGTTGGACGCCTATCAACGGCTTGAAGCCTTGACGGAGGACGAAGAGCAACTCGATCGCGTGTACGTGGCGCAACGCGCCGCGGCGGAATACATGCGGTTGATCGTGGACTACGAAACGGGTTTCCGCGGATACGTGATGACCAGGCAGGAAGCCTACCTGGTGCCCTCGAGAAACGCACACCAGCACATGCCCTCGGTCGAGCAGACGTTGCTGGGATTGATCCGCCCCCACCGGCCTCAATACGAGGCCGTCGAGCAGGCCCAACGCCTGGTCAAACAAATGATGGAGGAGAAGGAAAACCTGATCCAATTGGTGAAGAGCGGACGGACGACGGAAGCGATCCACTATATCGAGCAGAGCCGAGGCCGCGCCCTCATGCAACTCACCCGTGAGCACATGGCGCGGTTCGACCGCTTAGAACAAGAGGCGCTTAACGACGCGCTCGCCAACATGGCCAAGTCGCGCAACCAGATGGTGGCTCACATCATGGGGGGCATCGCGCTGGTTCTCGTGCTGCTCATCTTGGCGCTTCAGCTCATCGCCCGCTCCATCACCGGCCCGCTGATCAGCCTGGCCAAGTTGGTCCGGTCGTCCGACGCCATCCTCCCGGCCGATGTGCCGGCCCTCGCGAGACAGGACGAGTTGGGTGAATTGACCCGCGGTATGAGCACCATGAGCCGGCAGGTGCGGGAGCATCTCGCGAGCGTCCAAAAGAATCAGGCCGAGCTGCGCGAGCTCAACCAGAATCTTGCCGCGTCGGAAGATAAATATCGCAACATCGTCGATCACGCGCCCTTCGGCATCTTTACGACCTCCGGCATGACGATCACCTTCAGCAACCGTTACAACAAATCGCTGGCCGGCATGAATCCCGACGAAGCGGGCGAACCGGAAGCCTTCCGTCACTGGATCCACCCGGACGATCGCGACCGCGTGCTGCGGGAATATGAGCAGGCGGTTGCCGACGGTATGCCCTACGAAACGGTCTTCCGCTTCGTGCGGCCAGACGGCACGGCGCGCAAGGTCCTGAGCCGGCGTATTCCGATCAAGAACGCGGAAGGACAGCCCACGATGTATCAGGGGTTCAACGTCGACATCACGGCGCTCGACGACATGCAGACGCAATTGAGCCGGGCCGAGCGGCTCGCGACGCTCGGGCAGGTGGCCGCCGGCATCGCGCACGAGATCCGGAACCCGTTGGTCGGCATCGGGTCCACCGCTTCGCTGCTGCGAGACGAGACCGACCCCACCGATCCGAAGCGCGCCGATCTCGATATCATCTTGAACGAGACCAGACGGTTGGATCGCATCGTCAATCAGATCATCGACTATGCGCGCCCTCGGGACCTGGTGCCGACCTCCTGGCTCTTCAAAGACGCCGTCGAGGACGTCTTGAAACTGTTGGACGCGAAGATTCACGCCCAGCACGTCACCGTGACGCAGCCTTCCAACGGGGCGATCATGGTCTATGCGGATCGCGATCAGATCAAGCAGGTGCTGCTCAACCTCTGCCACAACGCGTTGGACGCGATGCCCGACGGCGGGTCCCTGCAACTCGACGCGACCGAGACATCGCACGACGACAAACCGGGCGTGCTGATCGAGATCGTCGACACCGGCCCCGGCATTCCGGCGCGGGCCCTGGCCCAGGTGTTCCAGCCCTTCTTCACCAGCGGGAAGCAGCACGGGACCGGGCTGGGTCTGGCGATTTGCCGCAACATCGTGGACGCCCATGGGGGCGATATCGCCCTGGTCAGTCAGGTCGGGAGCGGAACGACGGCCCGGCTCTGGCTTCCGCTGAAGACATCGATGACCATGATGAGGGAGAT
- a CDS encoding efflux RND transporter periplasmic adaptor subunit → MIQDSGMDDAALRRQRNRRLLAVTAALILAGAAYGAYWWTVSRHWVETDNAYVTGNLVPVAAQATGIITQVLFEETQFVNRGDVLIRLDEHEAYATLGRARGRLGETVRRINALFLTQRQVGEKLAARHARLDVIRHDAERYRLASPTGAVSKQTLQNAIDQLQALEADVRETEAEYEALDAQIGGTTVMEHPAVELAKHEFIEAHLEYARQRILAPVSGYVAKRKAQVGDRVKPGANLMTIVPLDHLWVEANLRETELGEIRPGQPAEIRVDLYGDKHTFHGTVEGLVPGTGSPFALLPPDNSTGNFIHIIERVPVRIALAADEIREHPVRPGLSTVTKIRVGEPGRSVWSSLAKADTDEYRTDVYGTELTNAESVAQEVIAGNVRGSGIPIVGLPSAIVRAIEDGTSAPRAPTTQSDLGMRDRSGERPLGRSLEPDSGSHVPPKSPDLGEAHLPLAPAIGPGADRLGQQASPPAFTRPAIPERGRGVMRSTEP, encoded by the coding sequence ATGATCCAAGATTCAGGAATGGACGACGCGGCACTTCGACGACAGCGCAACCGGCGCCTGCTGGCCGTCACGGCCGCGCTGATCCTGGCCGGTGCGGCCTACGGCGCCTACTGGTGGACCGTCTCGCGCCACTGGGTCGAAACGGACAACGCCTACGTGACGGGCAATCTCGTGCCGGTCGCCGCGCAGGCGACGGGCATCATCACGCAGGTCCTCTTCGAGGAAACCCAATTCGTGAATCGAGGCGACGTACTGATCCGCTTGGACGAACACGAGGCCTACGCGACCTTGGGACGCGCGCGGGGACGCCTCGGCGAAACTGTCCGCCGGATCAACGCCTTGTTCCTCACGCAGCGGCAGGTGGGAGAAAAACTGGCCGCCCGCCACGCCAGGCTCGACGTGATTCGCCACGATGCGGAGCGCTACCGCCTGGCCTCCCCGACCGGAGCCGTCTCCAAGCAGACGCTGCAAAACGCCATCGACCAGCTCCAGGCGCTCGAAGCCGATGTCAGGGAAACGGAGGCGGAATACGAAGCCCTGGACGCCCAGATCGGCGGCACGACGGTCATGGAACATCCGGCGGTTGAATTGGCCAAGCACGAATTCATCGAGGCTCATCTGGAATATGCCCGCCAGCGGATTCTCGCCCCGGTATCCGGCTACGTCGCCAAGCGCAAGGCTCAGGTGGGCGACCGGGTGAAGCCCGGCGCGAATCTCATGACGATCGTGCCGCTCGATCACCTGTGGGTGGAAGCCAACTTGCGCGAAACTGAATTGGGCGAGATCCGCCCCGGCCAGCCGGCCGAGATCCGCGTCGACCTGTACGGTGACAAACATACCTTCCACGGAACGGTCGAAGGCCTGGTGCCCGGCACCGGAAGCCCGTTCGCCTTGTTGCCTCCCGACAATTCCACCGGCAACTTCATCCATATCATCGAGCGCGTGCCGGTCCGCATCGCGCTGGCGGCCGACGAGATCCGCGAACATCCCGTGAGGCCGGGACTCTCGACCGTCACCAAGATTCGTGTCGGCGAACCGGGCCGGTCCGTCTGGTCTTCGTTGGCCAAAGCCGATACCGACGAATACCGGACCGACGTCTACGGCACTGAATTGACGAACGCCGAATCCGTGGCCCAGGAGGTGATCGCCGGTAACGTGAGGGGCAGCGGCATCCCGATCGTCGGACTGCCTTCGGCGATCGTCCGAGCAATCGAGGATGGGACCTCAGCTCCGCGGGCGCCCACCACGCAGTCGGACCTCGGTATGCGGGACCGGTCCGGCGAGCGTCCCCTCGGCCGGAGCCTCGAACCGGACTCGGGATCCCACGTTCCGCCGAAAAGCCCGGACCTCGGCGAGGCTCATCTCCCGCTCGCTCCGGCCATCGGCCCCGGCGCGGACCGGCTCGGTCAGCAGGCCAGTCCTCCGGCCTTCACACGCCCCGCCATTCCGGAGCGAGGCAGAGGCGTCATGAGATCGACCGAACCGTGA
- a CDS encoding efflux transporter outer membrane subunit, whose translation MTQARRAAIRSLLSVVAAGAFLITAGCAWIPKGEVPSAYLDTPELKETIEEVSSRLQKWPDDRWWTQFDNAELNGLMEHALKDNPGLKAASARLREAQAVVRVEGARLLPFLEADASLTYERISQHGVFAALNPEVAGAQILLGVINPLSLRYEFDFWGKNRATIEAALGQAAAEEAERAEIRLRLTTGIARAYFRGQALHRQLELVRAIVDLRRGLRRLAETRYQLGLDTDLAVKQSVAEYEAAIKRLAGVRDQLDVQRHLLARLMGKGPDEALRLFGKSGVAIPEQIPVPEHLSMGLLVHRPDLAAALYRADSAARMVKVAKTQFYPTIDLTAFVGFNALTLTKGADKLANFLFSGQSFSYGIAPGLRLPIFEGGRLRGELAAHRAEYDAAVELYNDTLLGALREVADSLSAWQATREMLESHHRLVAALREDWRLAKVRLISGLDDDREVLRHRYPVLEQEYALRALESDQLVAAVDLIEALGGGYRNDDVSKRPVQQAG comes from the coding sequence GTGACGCAAGCCCGTCGCGCAGCCATTCGATCGCTTCTTTCGGTCGTCGCCGCCGGCGCCTTCCTGATCACCGCCGGCTGTGCGTGGATTCCCAAGGGCGAGGTTCCGTCCGCCTATCTCGACACGCCCGAACTCAAGGAAACGATCGAGGAGGTGTCGAGTCGGTTGCAGAAGTGGCCGGACGACCGCTGGTGGACACAGTTCGACAACGCCGAACTGAACGGGCTGATGGAGCACGCTCTGAAAGACAATCCCGGTCTGAAGGCCGCCTCCGCCCGGCTGCGCGAGGCGCAGGCGGTGGTCCGCGTCGAGGGCGCCAGACTGCTGCCGTTTCTGGAAGCCGACGCCTCACTGACCTACGAACGCATTTCCCAGCATGGCGTCTTCGCAGCCTTGAACCCCGAGGTCGCCGGCGCGCAGATTCTACTGGGCGTCATCAACCCGCTGAGCCTTCGGTACGAATTCGACTTCTGGGGCAAGAACCGCGCGACCATCGAAGCGGCGCTGGGACAAGCGGCCGCCGAAGAGGCCGAGAGGGCCGAGATCCGCCTCCGGCTGACGACCGGAATCGCCCGTGCCTATTTTCGCGGCCAGGCCCTTCACCGACAGCTCGAATTGGTCCGTGCGATCGTGGACCTTCGCCGGGGGCTTCGCCGGCTCGCCGAAACCCGCTACCAGCTCGGCCTGGACACCGATCTGGCGGTCAAGCAGAGCGTCGCGGAGTATGAGGCTGCGATCAAACGTCTGGCGGGGGTACGGGATCAGCTCGACGTCCAGCGTCACCTGCTCGCCCGCCTCATGGGGAAGGGACCGGATGAGGCGCTTCGCCTGTTCGGCAAATCCGGCGTCGCCATTCCCGAACAGATTCCCGTACCGGAGCATCTGTCGATGGGGTTGTTGGTGCATCGGCCTGATCTGGCGGCTGCCCTGTATCGCGCCGATTCGGCGGCCAGAATGGTGAAGGTGGCCAAAACCCAGTTCTACCCGACGATCGACCTGACCGCCTTCGTCGGCTTCAATGCGTTGACCCTCACCAAGGGGGCCGACAAGCTCGCCAACTTCTTGTTCAGCGGGCAGAGTTTTTCCTACGGCATCGCGCCGGGCCTGCGCCTGCCGATCTTCGAAGGGGGCCGGCTGCGCGGCGAACTCGCCGCGCACCGGGCGGAGTACGACGCGGCGGTGGAATTGTACAACGACACGCTCCTCGGCGCGTTGCGCGAGGTGGCGGACAGCCTCAGCGCCTGGCAGGCCACCCGCGAGATGCTCGAGTCGCACCACCGGCTCGTCGCAGCGTTGCGCGAGGATTGGCGGCTGGCGAAGGTGCGGCTGATCTCCGGACTGGACGACGATCGGGAGGTCTTGCGCCACCGCTACCCGGTGCTCGAGCAGGAATATGCCCTGCGGGCGCTCGAAAGCGACCAGCTGGTCGCCGCCGTGGACCTGATCGAAGCGCTCGGCGGCGGCTATCGCAACGACGACGTGAGCAAGCGGCCGGTGCAACAGGCCGGCTGA
- a CDS encoding DHA2 family efflux MFS transporter permease subunit: MNRPPLSAESRVTRLQGWPFVLFNVVSGLAHMVVLFNAGSYVALLPHAAGDLGGVLPSFGTWAQTDFMIALALAFPIARWLASRFGEVRVFVWAFVAYAAASGLCAIDATIPTFVAARILLGLAGGLTIPLGQSLLLQEYPDRLKSMGLAIWGLFTLMPFTMGLATGGWIADEWGWRSLFYLNIPLALAVAGFTAALLHQRPFETRSEPFDLVGFLLLAVILGGLQTILNEGNDFDWFDDPLLRIVLVVVLAAIPIWIVWELGERRPAVDLRLFTHRNFAVGVLCLALGFLSIQGLLALFVVQLQVLMGYSSTLAGMVFVPMILLGIPMIAVVHEIAKHVDARLLASLNALGFAATYYWIGLFDDPHSFDQIFWPMMLEGIFLGSFFTPLTVLTLQGLSGEQMLRAAEAANIFRVAAGALGITWQGVVLFRRSPFHQLRLSDHFGGRASASYDVLRPVMDKLEQVGLAPGMVERKLQLIMKQGAGILALNDAFLLSSYLSLGLALVVWFARSTQEPALSRAETVRALQSEELMEQP, translated from the coding sequence ATGAACCGCCCGCCGCTCTCCGCCGAATCTCGCGTCACGCGACTGCAGGGATGGCCGTTCGTACTGTTCAACGTCGTCTCCGGCCTCGCGCATATGGTCGTGCTGTTCAATGCGGGCTCCTACGTAGCGCTCCTTCCTCACGCGGCGGGAGACCTTGGAGGTGTGCTTCCTAGCTTCGGCACCTGGGCCCAGACGGATTTCATGATCGCCCTGGCGCTGGCGTTTCCGATCGCCCGATGGCTCGCGTCTCGCTTCGGCGAGGTGCGGGTCTTCGTCTGGGCCTTCGTGGCTTATGCCGCCGCATCCGGGCTGTGCGCCATCGATGCCACCATCCCCACGTTCGTGGCGGCCCGAATCCTCCTAGGACTGGCCGGCGGGCTCACCATTCCATTGGGTCAATCGCTGCTGCTCCAGGAATATCCGGACCGGCTTAAATCGATGGGCCTGGCGATTTGGGGTCTGTTCACCTTGATGCCCTTCACCATGGGACTCGCGACCGGCGGATGGATCGCGGACGAGTGGGGATGGCGAAGTCTGTTCTATCTCAACATCCCGCTCGCCCTTGCCGTCGCTGGGTTCACGGCGGCCCTGCTGCATCAGAGACCGTTCGAGACACGTTCGGAGCCGTTCGACCTCGTGGGATTTCTCCTGTTGGCCGTGATCTTGGGAGGCCTCCAGACCATCCTGAACGAGGGGAACGACTTCGACTGGTTCGACGATCCGCTCTTGCGGATCGTGCTGGTCGTCGTCCTGGCCGCGATTCCGATCTGGATCGTCTGGGAACTCGGCGAACGACGTCCGGCCGTCGATCTGCGACTGTTCACACATCGGAATTTCGCCGTCGGGGTCCTGTGCCTGGCGCTGGGATTTCTGTCCATTCAGGGACTCTTGGCATTGTTCGTCGTCCAGTTACAAGTGCTCATGGGATATTCGTCGACCCTCGCCGGCATGGTGTTCGTGCCCATGATTCTCCTGGGCATTCCGATGATCGCCGTCGTGCATGAAATCGCTAAGCACGTGGACGCCCGGCTGCTGGCCAGCCTCAACGCCCTCGGATTCGCAGCCACCTATTATTGGATCGGTCTGTTCGACGATCCCCACTCCTTCGACCAGATCTTTTGGCCCATGATGTTGGAAGGCATCTTTCTCGGCTCCTTCTTTACGCCCTTGACGGTGCTGACGCTGCAGGGCCTGTCCGGCGAGCAGATGCTGCGGGCCGCCGAAGCCGCGAACATCTTCCGGGTCGCGGCCGGCGCGCTCGGCATCACATGGCAGGGTGTCGTCCTCTTCCGGCGCTCCCCCTTTCATCAGTTGCGGCTGAGCGACCACTTCGGCGGCCGAGCCTCGGCCAGTTACGACGTGCTGCGCCCGGTCATGGACAAACTGGAGCAGGTCGGCCTCGCTCCAGGCATGGTCGAGCGAAAACTCCAACTCATCATGAAGCAGGGGGCCGGGATTCTGGCTCTGAACGACGCGTTTCTTCTCTCGAGTTACCTGTCCCTCGGACTCGCCCTCGTCGTGTGGTTCGCCCGCTCCACCCAGGAGCCTGCCCTGAGCAGGGCCGAGACGGTCAGAGCCCTACAGTCCGAAGAGCTCATGGAGCAACCGTGA
- a CDS encoding formate/nitrite transporter family protein: MMDYVKPHDVVKEMVNTGALKLDVPASHLLIRGALAGAYLGIATSMAVTAAVETGSWLVGSLLFPIGLCIAILLRTEIITGSFALLPCATAAGKANACVSRVLINWAWVFLGNLLGSLLYAAMLAIVLTTAGDAGLSATGTKLIAIAEAKTNYYASHGSAGMLTVFTKAVLCNWMVSLAVIFAFATTSLSGKILAIWGPTLLFFSQGFEHAVVNMFIVPVGMLLGAQVTMADWWIWNQVPVTLGNLVGGMVFTGLAIYFTHRPPVAVTAAPVTTGAAAASDHTRGYSPSY; encoded by the coding sequence ATGATGGATTATGTGAAGCCCCACGACGTCGTCAAAGAGATGGTTAACACGGGCGCGCTGAAGCTGGATGTGCCGGCTTCGCATCTCCTCATCCGCGGCGCCCTGGCCGGCGCCTACCTGGGGATCGCCACCAGCATGGCCGTTACGGCGGCGGTCGAAACCGGCAGTTGGCTCGTGGGATCGCTGTTGTTCCCGATCGGCCTGTGCATCGCGATTCTGCTGCGGACCGAGATCATTACCGGCAGCTTTGCCCTGCTGCCCTGCGCGACGGCGGCCGGGAAGGCGAATGCCTGCGTCAGCCGGGTGCTCATCAACTGGGCTTGGGTCTTTCTCGGCAATCTGCTCGGCAGCCTTCTCTATGCCGCCATGTTGGCGATTGTGCTGACGACTGCGGGGGACGCCGGGCTCTCAGCGACCGGCACCAAGCTGATCGCCATCGCCGAGGCCAAGACCAACTACTATGCCTCTCACGGCTCGGCAGGCATGTTGACCGTGTTCACAAAGGCCGTGCTGTGCAATTGGATGGTGAGCCTTGCCGTCATCTTCGCGTTTGCAACGACTTCGTTGTCAGGAAAGATCCTGGCCATCTGGGGACCCACCCTGCTCTTCTTCTCACAAGGCTTTGAACATGCCGTCGTCAACATGTTCATCGTTCCGGTCGGCATGTTGTTGGGCGCGCAGGTCACGATGGCGGACTGGTGGATCTGGAACCAAGTGCCTGTCACCCTCGGCAACCTGGTCGGCGGGATGGTGTTCACCGGCTTGGCCATCTATTTCACACACCGACCCCCGGTTGCGGTCACGGCCGCGCCGGTGACGACGGGAGCCGCGGCCGCTTCCGATCATACGCGCGGATATTCTCCGTCATACTGA
- a CDS encoding DUF3365 domain-containing protein, whose translation MSFPRPTDSQAAARCSKRSHVQLKQTASQPRNPKNEADEYESSVLRWLSGRPNGEAYVSELTESGKTFHVMIPIYYQRECLACHGEPKGEWNISSYPREGAREGELAGAISVTIPLDPKLL comes from the coding sequence ATTTCATTCCCGCGACCTACCGACAGTCAGGCGGCGGCTCGCTGTTCGAAACGGTCTCATGTGCAGCTCAAGCAAACAGCCAGTCAACCGCGCAATCCGAAAAATGAAGCGGATGAGTACGAATCGTCGGTGTTGCGCTGGTTATCCGGCAGACCGAACGGCGAGGCCTACGTCAGCGAATTGACCGAGTCGGGCAAAACCTTCCATGTCATGATACCGATTTACTATCAACGAGAATGCCTGGCATGCCATGGCGAACCGAAAGGAGAATGGAACATTTCCAGCTATCCAAGGGAGGGTGCTCGAGAAGGAGAGTTGGCAGGCGCCATCAGCGTAACTATCCCGCTTGACCCGAAATTGCTCTGA
- a CDS encoding multicopper oxidase domain-containing protein produces MKIRRSRSFLTLVGLGTCFLISLSFDATQARAKTHEVAMTAVETDVVIEGSGEKYAAWTFNGTMPGPVVRVTEGDTIKFTLTNPAENKNPHAMDFHAAEIDFLKNYRAVNAGETISFTFVAKKPGVFFYHCGAPPMIQHIARGMFGAIIVDPQNAKAWPKADREYVLMQSEHFKNPGDVQAMFDRKYDGLMFNGGIFKYHPFVTGGGKLEAKPGERVRVYFVNAGPNEFSSFHPIGEIWDNVYESGNPANKLTGVQTYVVGPGSAATFDVVVESEGAYPLVTHSLTGALRGAIAVLVASPDAKPQPLMPMVPWKITTPQTEITPVPVQ; encoded by the coding sequence ATGAAGATCCGTCGTTCCCGCTCGTTTCTGACCCTTGTCGGGTTGGGAACCTGTTTTCTGATTTCTCTATCGTTCGATGCAACCCAGGCCCGCGCGAAAACACACGAGGTGGCCATGACGGCGGTCGAAACCGATGTCGTCATCGAGGGCAGCGGCGAGAAGTACGCCGCCTGGACGTTCAACGGAACGATGCCGGGGCCGGTCGTCCGTGTGACCGAGGGCGATACGATCAAGTTCACCCTGACCAACCCCGCCGAGAACAAGAACCCGCACGCGATGGATTTTCACGCAGCCGAGATCGACTTTCTGAAGAACTATCGAGCCGTCAATGCCGGCGAAACCATCAGCTTTACCTTCGTCGCCAAAAAGCCCGGCGTGTTCTTCTATCACTGCGGCGCCCCGCCGATGATCCAGCACATCGCCCGCGGCATGTTCGGCGCGATCATCGTGGACCCTCAAAATGCCAAAGCCTGGCCCAAGGCCGATCGCGAATATGTGTTGATGCAATCGGAGCATTTTAAGAACCCCGGTGACGTGCAGGCGATGTTCGACCGGAAATACGACGGGTTGATGTTCAACGGGGGCATCTTCAAGTACCATCCCTTCGTCACGGGCGGAGGAAAACTGGAGGCGAAGCCCGGCGAGCGAGTACGCGTCTACTTCGTCAATGCGGGACCGAACGAGTTTTCCTCGTTCCACCCGATCGGCGAGATCTGGGACAATGTCTATGAGAGCGGCAACCCGGCCAACAAGCTCACCGGCGTTCAAACTTATGTGGTGGGACCGGGTAGCGCTGCGACCTTCGATGTGGTCGTTGAATCTGAAGGCGCGTACCCATTGGTCACCCATTCCCTGACCGGCGCGCTTCGCGGGGCCATTGCGGTGTTGGTAGCATCCCCCGATGCCAAACCGCAGCCGCTTATGCCGATGGTGCCGTGGAAGATCACGACACCTCAAACCGAAATTACCCCTGTTCCCGTGCAATAG
- a CDS encoding Crp/Fnr family transcriptional regulator has product MSKRQNKSSSSGEGSALSPGLARIPLLNILSDTDRLRMLGELSEARYGRDEYIFREGDPTEYFHIVKEGVVKCVKSSPGGKDCTLKMLMPGDLFCCDAAAFDGACHPGTARPMGNVSVLRMRKSAYFDLLRRSPAAALEVIKYLGARLNEAQEKAKLLALDRTDQRLAALLLDLAERSGVRDPQGIRLAVRLTRQDMADMIGTTTETAIRIMSRFKKARLVTGTANRLVIRDPARLKAFASA; this is encoded by the coding sequence TTGTCGAAGCGGCAAAACAAATCATCAAGTAGCGGAGAGGGTTCTGCGCTCTCGCCGGGGCTCGCACGCATCCCCCTGCTCAATATCCTGTCCGACACCGACCGCCTGCGCATGCTCGGCGAACTGTCCGAAGCCCGCTACGGCAGGGACGAATACATCTTCCGCGAAGGCGATCCGACCGAATATTTCCACATCGTCAAGGAAGGCGTCGTCAAGTGCGTCAAGTCGTCGCCCGGCGGCAAGGACTGCACGTTGAAAATGCTGATGCCCGGAGACCTGTTCTGCTGCGACGCCGCCGCCTTTGACGGAGCGTGCCATCCCGGCACCGCACGACCGATGGGCAACGTGAGCGTCCTCCGCATGAGGAAGAGCGCGTATTTCGATCTGCTCCGGCGCAGTCCGGCCGCCGCGCTCGAAGTCATCAAGTATCTGGGGGCGCGGCTCAACGAGGCGCAGGAGAAAGCCAAGCTGCTCGCATTGGATCGGACCGATCAACGCCTGGCGGCCCTGCTGCTCGACCTGGCCGAACGCAGCGGCGTCCGGGACCCGCAGGGCATCAGACTCGCCGTGCGGCTTACCCGCCAGGACATGGCTGATATGATCGGTACCACGACCGAGACGGCCATCCGCATCATGAGCCGCTTCAAGAAAGCCCGCCTGGTGACCGGCACCGCCAACCGGCTGGTCATCCGCGATCCGGCCCGCCTCAAAGCGTTTGCATCGGCCTGA